One window from the genome of Salvia miltiorrhiza cultivar Shanhuang (shh) chromosome 7, IMPLAD_Smil_shh, whole genome shotgun sequence encodes:
- the LOC130991290 gene encoding upstream activation factor subunit UAF30-like — MLPQRLKKAVADNPKKVANLIDIVNLPTVLRDFMGQSQSSQLGCFKRVWGYIRDNNLQDPVNRNVVNCDPKLKSILLGKSTIDLTELPPLIKLHFPKQPK; from the exons ATGCTTCCACAAAGGTTGAAAAAGGCTGTTGCAGACAATCCCAAGAAAGTTGCAAATTTGATTGACATTGTGAATTTGCCCACCGTGCTTAGAGATTTCATGGGCCAGTCTCAGAGTTCACAGCTCGGTTGCTTTAAGCGCGTTTGGGGTTATATCAGGGACAACAATCTCCAG GATCCAGTCAATAGAAACGTAGTCAACTGCGATCCGAAGCTGAAGAGCATTCTGTTGGGCAAGTCCACGATCGATCTCACCGAACTTCCCCCGTTGATCAAGCTGCATTTTCCAAAGCAGCCTAAGTGA
- the LOC130991291 gene encoding F-box/LRR-repeat protein 4-like, protein MDTHLCDELLEEIFRRLPPPSSAAVSLVSKRWRRLLHSSTTSLSLNFPPPYNPTTITSLSTFLSHHPYLSSISLSGGGDPLLLAVADSCPNLRQLRHPSDPVSPFALYTLSASCVHLSSISVSLSRPLSFHWLPSFGSLKSLSLSFTGTSTEADNLEIEENRDAFDLELDLESLSLRGILAGDSGLSCLWRNCKNVKKLQLKSCESVGDSASFSNFLKFLNGIQELELRTCRSIVDSVLLKLAADCISLQSLLVYDGGSKEGLLRFINQSKCSLKKLDLRLPLDLDNSHLIALSENPNFKNLKTLRLESCCLVSGEGLKAVARAIGDAVEELALINCDVVEREAGLLAALGQELGKLRRLDLSHNEMMADKDLVSMVVSCDGLEEVRLRGCGRLSDAAVVAMVRSCRNLGGVDVSCCGGIGGEGVEALVVEAAAALRRVAVEESKVTGLAKMVAPKKCIHFVSSSIGFSSNFL, encoded by the coding sequence atggACACGCATCTCTGCGATGAGCTCCTCGAAGAAATCttccgccgcctccctccgccGTCCTCCGCCGCGGTCTCCCTCGTCTCCAAGCGGTGGCGCCGCCTCCTCCACTCCTCCACCACCTCCCTCTCCCTCAATTTCCCCCCTCCCTACAaccccaccaccatcacatcCTTATCCACTTTCCTCTCCCACCATCCTTATCTCTCCTCAATCTCTCTCTCCGGCGGCGGCGACCCGCTCCTCCTCGCCGTGGCCGATTCCTGCCCCAACCTCCGGCAGCTCCGCCACCCGAGCGATCCCGTTTCCCCCTTCGCCCTCTACACGCTTTCAGCTTCTTGCGTCCATCTCTCCTCCATCTCAGTTTCTCTCTCTAGACCTCTCTCTTTCCACTGGCTGCCCTCTTTCGGTTCATTGAAATCGCTGTCTCTTTCCTTCACCGGCACATCGACGGAAGCTGATAAtcttgaaattgaagaaaacagAGACGCTTTTGATTTGGAATTGGATTTGGAGAGCCTCTCCCTGCGTGGGATTTTGGCCGGAGACAGCGGGCTGAGCTGTTTGTGGAGAAACTGCAAGAATGTGAAGAAATTGCAGCTCAAGAGCTGCGAAAGCGTCGGAGATTCCGCTTCGTTTTCGAATTTTCTGAAATTCTTGAACGGTATTCAAGAACTCGAGCTAAGAACTTGCAGAAGCATCGTCGATTCGGTGCTGCTGAAATTAGCCGCCGACTGCATCTCTCTGCAATCGCTGCTGGTCTACGACGGCGGCAGCAAAGAGGGCCTCCTCCGCTTCATCAATCAGAGCAAATGCAGCTTGAAGAAACTCGATCTGAGGTTGCCCCTCGATCTCGACAACTCACATTTAATAGCCTTATCCGAAAACCCCAATTTCAAAAATCTGAAAACCCTAAGATTGGAGAGCTGCTGCCTCGTCAGCGGCGAAGGGCTGAAGGCGGTGGCGAGGGCGATCGGCGATGCGGTGGAGGAGCTGGCTCTGATAAACTGCGACGTGGTGGAGAGGGAGGCCGGGCTGCTGGCGGCGCTGGGGCAGGAATTGGGGAAATTGCGGAGGCTCGATCTGTCGCACAACGAGATGATGGCGGATAAGGATCTGGTGTCGATGGTGGTGTCGTGTGATGGATTGGAGGAGGTGCGGCTGAGGGGCTGCGGCAGATTGAGCGACGCGGCGGTGGTTGCGATGGTGAGGAGTTGCCGGAATTTGGGGGGAGTTGATGTGAGTTGCTGCGGTGGGATCGGAGGGGAAGGGGTGGAGGCGCtggtggtggaggcggcggcggctttGAGGAGAGTGGCGGTGGAGGAGAGTAAAGTTACTGGGCTTGCGAAGATGGTGGCGCCAAAGAAATGTATACACTTTGTTTCTTCATCGATTGGTTTCTCTTCGAATTTTTTGTGA
- the LOC130991292 gene encoding calmodulin calcium-dependent NAD kinase — translation MHRDGLGKIVAAHVAAATVVGLASAAVMHFHRRHSKPSDDLAPLLHRTESGRLGKIERFSHYLARQMGFEDESDCPQLIKLAYEYLKRSKGVDDKIYEYFAKQPTAEDLYVNLVEEFERCILGYLAFHWSHAPLLISQILSVDSEQKRLKELVMAATRKLRFDKMTKDLKVTRVFSTLVEELKAIGTISSNNALNNSDVMAPVALSQRSPVLLLMGGGMGAGKSTVLKDIMKESFWSGAATNAVVVEADAFKETDVIYRALSSRGHHQDMLQTAELVHQSSTDAASSLLVTALNEGRDVIMDGTLSWEPFVEETIAMARNVHRHRYRMGVGYKVEEDGSITENYWARVEGEGEGDEETMRNRKPYRIELVGVVCDPYLAVVRGIRRAIQVGRAVRVQSQLKSHKRFANAFPRYTHLVDNARLYCTNAPGGPPRLIAWKDGVSNLLVDTDEIKCLTSVKELNDEAESIYELYKNPSTMYEPGSVWNEIVMHSTRSSLQLQLRTAVKKIETHVSS, via the exons ATGCATCGAG ACGGTTTGGGTAAAATCGTTGCTGCGCACGTGGCAGCTGCTACGGTCGTCGGCCTCGCCTCCGCCGCAGTCATGCATTTCCACCGCCGCCACTCCAAACCCTCCGACGACCTCGCTCCGCTCCTCCACCGCACCGAGTCCGGCCGCCTCGGAAAAATCGAGAGATTTTCCCATTATctcg CAAGGCAAATGGGATTTGAGGATGAAAGCGACTGCCCGCAGCTAATAAAATTGGCGTATGAATATCTCAAGAGATCCAAAGGAGTTGatgataaaatatatgaatatttcGCAAAACAGCCAACTGCAGAGGATTTGTATGTGAATTTGGTTGAAGAATTCGAGAGATGCATTCTCGGATACTTGGCTTTTCATTGGAGCCACGCCCCTCTCTTAATTAGCCag ATACTGAGCGTTGATTCTGAGCAGAAAAGGCTGAAGGAGCTCGTGATGGCAGCTACAAG GAAGCTAAGGTTCGACAAGATGACGAAGGACCTGAAAGTGACGAGGGTATTTTCTACATTAGTGGAGGAGCTGAAAGCAATCGGAACAATATCATCAAACAATGCATTGAATAATTCCGATGTGATGGCTCCGGTGGCCCTGAGCCAACGGAGCCCCGTCCTCCTCCTTATGGGCGGCGGCATGGGCGCCGGCAAGAGCACCGTCCTTAAGGATATCATGAAAGA ATCATTCTGGTCGGGAGCCGCCACAAATGCTGTGGTTGTGGAGGCCGATGCTTTCAAGGAGACAGACGTCATCTACCGCGCCTTGAGCTCAAGAGGGCATCATCAAGACATGCTTCAAACAGCTGAACTC GTGCACCAATCCTCAACGGATGCTGCGTCGTCGCTCCTAGTGACCGCGTTGAACGAGGGGCGGGATGTGATCATGGACGGCACCCTGTCGTGGGAGCCCTTCGTGGAGGAGACGATTGCAATGGCGAGGAACGTGCACAGGCACCGGTACAGGATGGGGGTGGGCTACAAGGTCGAAGAGGACGGCTCCATCACGGAGAACTATTGGGCTCGTGTCGAGGGCGAGGGCGAGGGGGACGAGGAGACGATGAGGAACAGGAAGCCGTATAGGATTGAGTTGGTGGGAGTTGTTTGTGATCCATATCTTGCTGTTGTTAGAGGCATAAG GAGGGCAATACAAGTAGGGAGAGCAGTGAGGGTGCAATCACAGCTGAAATCACATAAGAGATTTGCTAATGCATTTCCAAGATACACTCATCTTGTTGATAATGCTAGGCTCTACTGCACCAACGCACCCGGAGGCCCTCCGAGG TTGATAGCATGGAAAGATGGAGTGAGCAACCTGTTGGTGGATACAGATGAAATAAAATGTTTGACATCAGTGAAAGAGTTGAACGATGAAGCAGAGTCGATATACGAGCTGTACAAGAATCCGAGCACAATGTACGAGCCTGGCTCAGTGTGGAATGAGATAGTGATGCACTCTACTAGATCTAGTCTTCAGCTGCAGCTCAGAACTGCTGTCAAGAAAATCGAAACTCATGTTTCTTCGTAA
- the LOC130991293 gene encoding 40S ribosomal protein S15-4: MADVDPEVAAGQPKKRTFKKFSFRGVDLDALLDMSTDELVKLFNARARRRFQRGLKRKPMALIKKLRKAKREAPAGEKPALVRTHLRNMIIVPEMIGSVLGVYNGKTFNPVEIKPEMIGHYLAEFSISYKPVKHGRPGIGATHSSRFIPLK, encoded by the exons ATG GCGGACGTCGACCCCGAGGTAGCGGCTGGGCAGCCGAAGAAGAGAACATTCAAGAAGTTCAGCTTCCGCGGCGTTGATCTCGATGCTCTGCTTGATATGTCGACTGATGAGCTCGTCAAGCTTTTCAATGCCCGCGCCAGAAGACG CTTCCAGAGAGGTTTGAAGAGGAAGCCCATGGCCTTGATCAAGAAGTTGCGCAAGGCT AAACGTGAAGCCCCAGCAGGTGAGAAGCCCGCTCTAGTCCGAACCCACCTGAGGAACATGATCATTGTTCCTGAGATGATAGGAAGTGTTCTCGGAGTGTACAATGGAAAGACCTTCAACCCTGTTGAAATTAAGCCCGAAATGATTGGGCATTACCTTGCTGAGTTCTCTATCTCATACAAACCAGTCAAGCATGGTAGGCCTGGTATTGGTGCCACCCACTCCTCCCGTTTCATTCCTCTGAAGTAA
- the LOC130991294 gene encoding CRM-domain containing factor CFM3A, chloroplastic/mitochondrial-like, which produces MRIAVVPSYQFYPQNTFLMDSLQSSACRFHVRKTLTFSNSTSYIPAKKQFFSAIHHSGNSDFRPRKNPRKRFNLLQKNNGGVGFPCEGSISSRSRVISSRGSWLDSWNVSGGGRPQAVVNYRHRGDVSSSDAEEGTSTSSGGSTMERIVEKLKKFGYIDDVSEESDDNKNVIEKGSVEDIFHVEEGLLPNTRGGFSKEFPFGDENASVGGNGEVSFPWEKSSTPNVPRRSVDSRQNRSLAELTLPQSELSRLRNLALKVKNKTRVGGAGVTEQVVEMIREKWKTSEVVRLKIEGPPALNMRRVHEILERKTGGLVIWRSGTSVSLYRGVTYEDPAQKMKKKIYKRHELPQKSLPTTEKTSWDSSNVSPSANEDAAEAESASIMKPDDTTSEVRYEDEVDKLLDSLGPRYEDWPGEGPLPVDADLLPGVVPGYQPPFRLLPYGVRSTLTMREATGLRRLARVLPPHFALGRSRQQQGLAAAMVKLWERSSIAKVALKRGVQLTTSERMAEDLKRLTGGMLLSRNKDFLVYYRGKDFLAPDIAEALLEQERLAKALQDEEEQARLRASPFATPRFERTDESGFAGTLKETLDADNRWGKQLGDNEKDKMMREAELLRHASLVRKLDNKLAYAERRLTRAERALSKVEESLYPADQAEDPESLTDEERFMFRKLGLRMKAFLLLGRRGVFGGTVENMHLHWKYRELVKIIVKAQNFEEVKNIALALEAESGGVLVSVDKISKGYAVVVFRGREYKRPPLLRPKNLLTKRKALARSIELQRSQALLNHIATLQTRVSQLRSEIEQMAAVKEQGDEELYNKLELAYPSEDDSEEEGDDSYLDTSDSVVEGSSNSIEDAYSETSFPYDFQQEVETESAEV; this is translated from the exons ATGAGaattgctgttgtgcccagctACCAATTCTATCCACAAAATACCTTCTTGATGGATTCATTGCAGAGCTCAGCGTGCAGATTCCATGTAAGAAAAACCCTAACCTTTTCGAATTCCACTTCTTACATTCCTGCCAAGAAACAGTTTTTTTCTGCAATTCATCACAGTGGCAACTCAGATTTCAGACCTAGGAAAAACCCTCGtaaaagattcaatcttttgCAGAAGAACAATGGTGGGGTCGGTTTTCCATGTGAAGGTAGTATTAGTAGTAGAAGTAGAGTGATTTCGTCTCGTGGTTCTTGGTTGGATAGTTGGAATGTAAGTGGTGGGGGGAGGCCTCAGGCAGTGGTGAATTATAGGCATAGAGGGGATGTTTCGAGCTCGGATGCCGAAGAGGGTACGAGTACTAGTAGTGGTGGTAGCACAATGGAGAGGATTGTTGAGAAGTTGAAGAAGTTTGGTTACATTGATGATGTTAGTGAGGAGAGTGATGATAATAAGAATGTGATTGAAAAGGGATCTGTAGAGGATATATTCCATGTTGAGGAAGGATTGTTGCCTAATACGAGGGGTGGATTTTCGAAAGAGTTCCCTTTTGGGGATGAGAATGCATCTgtgggtggtaatggggaggtgAGTTTCCCTTGGGAGAAAAGTAGCACTCCAAATGTACCAAGGAGGAGTGTGGATAGTCGACAGAACCGTAGTTTGGCAGAATTGACTCTTCCTCAATCGGAGCTAAGTAGGCTGAGGAATTTGGCTCTTAAGGTAAAGAATAAAACAAGGGTTGGTGGAGCAGGGGTGACAGAGCAGGTTGTGGAGATGATTCGTGAGAAGTGGAAAACGTCTGAGGTCGTAAGGTTGAAGATTGAAGGGCCTCCTGCACTCAATATGAGACGTGTGCACGAGATTTTGGAG AGAAAAACCGGTGGATTGGTTATCTGGAGATCTGGGACTTCCGTTTCACTCTATAGAGGCGTGACTTATGAGGATCCCGCGcaaaagatgaagaaaaagaTATATAAAAGACATGAATTGCCTCAAAAGTCTCTACCTACCACTGAGAAGACAAGTTGGGATTCTTCCAACGTGAGTCCTTCAGCTAATGAGGACGCTGCTGAAGCTGAATCAGCGAGCATCATGAAGCCGGATGATACAACGTCTGAAGTGAGATATGAAGATGAAGTGGACAAGTTATTAGATAGCCTCGGTCCAAGGTATGAAGATTGGCCAGGTGAGGGTCCACTTCCGGTAGATGCTGATTTGCTCCCAGGTGTCGTCCCTGGTTACCAGCCCCCGTTTAGATTACTTCCCTATGGTGTGAGATCAACACTTACAATGAGGGAGGCAACTGGTTTACGAAGGCTTGCTAGAGTGCTGCCACCACATTTTGCATTAG GAAGAAGCAGGCAGCAACAAGGATTAGCTGCAGCCATGGTAAAGCTATGGGAGAGAAGTTCGATAGCGAAAGTTGCGCTTAAACGTGGGGTTCAGCTAACAACGAGTGAGAGAATGGCGGAAGATCTCAAG AGATTAACTGGGGGTATGCTGCTCTCGAGAAACAAGGACTTCCTCGTCTATTATAGAGGGAAGGACTTTTTGGCACCGGACATCGCTGAAGCATTGCTGGAACAGGAGAGGTTAGCCAAGGCTTTACAGGATGAAGAAGAACAAGCACGGTTGCGAGCCTCGCCCTTTGCCACACCACGTTTTGAACGGACTGATGAATCTGGATTCGCGGGTACACTTAAAGAAACTCTAGATGCAGACAATAGATGGGGCAAACAACTGGGTGATAACGAAAAGGATAAGATGATGAGAGAAGCAGAATTGTTGCGACATGCCAGCCTTGTGAGGAAGCTCGATAATAAGCTTGCTTAT GCTGAAAGAAGGCTAACGAGAGCCGAACGAGCCTTGTCAAAGGTGGAGGAGTCATTATATCCAGCTGATCAAGCAGAAGACCCAGAAAGTCTCACTGATGAAGAAAGGTTTATGTTCCGGAAGCTTGGTTTAAGGATGAAGGCATTTTTACTTCTCG GGAGGCGTGGAGTTTTTGGCGGCACAGTAGAGAACATGCACTTGCACTGGAAATATCGAGAATTAGTCAAGATCATTGTTAAGGCTCAAAACTTTGAGGAGGTCAAGAATATTGCACTAGCTCTTGAAGCCGAGAGCGGTGGTGTCTTGGTTTCAGTAGATAAAATATCCAAAGGATATGCAGTAGTTGTTTTCCGGGGCCGGGAGTATAAAAGGCCACCATTGCTGCGGCCTAAGAACCTGTTGACGAAAAGGAAAGCATTGGCGCGTTCAATTGAACTTCAAAGGAGTCAG GCCCTCTTAAACCATATTGCAACCTTGCAAACAAGAGTGAGCCAACTAAGAAGTGAAATT GAACAAATGGCAGCTGTTAAAGAACAAGGCGACGAAGAACTTTACAATAAACTGGAATTAGCTTACCCTTCTGAAGATGACAGTGAG GAGGAAGGAGATGACAGTTATCTTGACACCTCAGACAGCGTGGTTGAAGGTAGTAGCAATTCAATTGAAGACGCGTATTCAGAAACAAGTTTTCCTTACGACTTTCAACAGGAAGTCGAAACAGAATCTGCAGAGGTGTGA
- the LOC130991296 gene encoding DNA-directed RNA polymerase V subunit 7-like isoform X2: MQATDMLRKIVITKHVLISVKNMGENKEVLTSYITERLLKQLSFTKACEYGYFLAVTKLISIGHGNTEFSSEHILFPVDICCRTFTPVVGEVFTGIVHKVFERGVILKSGPMNMVYLSARKMPDYFYVLGESPTFVRDDGSKIEIGVVVRYSIFAVRWIEDKRREFRVLATIDSDGLGPVALNGLDGVDI; this comes from the coding sequence ATGCAGGCTACGGATATGCTGCGAAAAATAGTGATTACCAAACATGTGTTGATTTCTGTTAAAAACATGGGCGAAAACAAAGAGGTCCTAACAAGCTATATAACTGAACGCCTTCTAAAGCAGTTATCCTTCACAAAGGCCTGTGAATATGGTTACTTTCTTGCAGTGACCAAATTGATCAGTATAGGGCACGGTAATACCGAGTTCAGTTCAGAACACATTCTTTTTCCGGTGGACATTTGCTGCCGAACCTTCACACCTGTGGTTGGGGAGGTCTTCACCGGGATAGTGCATAAAGTATTCGAACGTGGTGTCATTCTCAAATCTGGACCGATGAACATGGTTTATCTGTCGGCCCGGAAGATGCCAGATTACTTTTATGTTCTGGGGGAAAGTCCAACCTTTGTTCGGGACGATGGATCCAAGATTGAGATTGGCGTGGTGGTCCGTTACTCGATCTTTGCTGTTAGATGGATTGAGGATAAACGGAGGGAATTTAGGGTTCTTGCAACTATTGACTCCGATGGCCTCGGGCCAGTTGCTTTGAACGGATTAGACGGCGTAGATATCTGA
- the LOC130991296 gene encoding DNA-directed RNA polymerase V subunit 7-like isoform X1: MLRKIVITKHVLISVKNMGENKEVLTSYITERLLKQLSFTKACEYGYFLAVTKLISIGHGNTEFSSEHILFPVDICCRTFTPVVGEVFTGIVHKVFERGVILKSGPMNMVYLSARKMPDYFYVLGESPTFVRDDGSKIEIGVVVRYSIFAVRWIEDKRREFRVLATIDSDGLGPVALNGLDGVDI; this comes from the coding sequence ATGCTGCGAAAAATAGTGATTACCAAACATGTGTTGATTTCTGTTAAAAACATGGGCGAAAACAAAGAGGTCCTAACAAGCTATATAACTGAACGCCTTCTAAAGCAGTTATCCTTCACAAAGGCCTGTGAATATGGTTACTTTCTTGCAGTGACCAAATTGATCAGTATAGGGCACGGTAATACCGAGTTCAGTTCAGAACACATTCTTTTTCCGGTGGACATTTGCTGCCGAACCTTCACACCTGTGGTTGGGGAGGTCTTCACCGGGATAGTGCATAAAGTATTCGAACGTGGTGTCATTCTCAAATCTGGACCGATGAACATGGTTTATCTGTCGGCCCGGAAGATGCCAGATTACTTTTATGTTCTGGGGGAAAGTCCAACCTTTGTTCGGGACGATGGATCCAAGATTGAGATTGGCGTGGTGGTCCGTTACTCGATCTTTGCTGTTAGATGGATTGAGGATAAACGGAGGGAATTTAGGGTTCTTGCAACTATTGACTCCGATGGCCTCGGGCCAGTTGCTTTGAACGGATTAGACGGCGTAGATATCTGA
- the LOC130991297 gene encoding DNA-directed RNA polymerase V subunit 7-like, producing the protein MFLKTQLSWNVLIPAENLDAEGLMLQRAILTRLLDDFAMKKAFKDIGYFIAVTTLDRVGEGLVRQQSGDLLFPVDFSCITFKMLPGETLEGVVHKILKHGIFLRCGPAEKVYISHHKMAGYEYVPGENPCFMNEKLSKIENGSLVRVTVLAERYDEAEKDFRALVSLEGDYLGPVSSSPV; encoded by the coding sequence ATGTTTCTTAAAACGCAGTTGTCTTGGAATGTATTGATTCCTGCTGAGAACCTCGATGCTGAAGGGCTGATGCTTCAGAGGGCCATATTGACTCGCCTCCTTGATGACTTCGCGATGAAGAAGGCTTTCAAAGACATAGGTTACTTCATTGCCGTAACCACTCTGGACCGCGTTGGGGAGGGTTTAGTCCGGCAACAGTCCGGGGATCTCCTATTCCCGGTGGACTTCAGTTGCATAACGTTCAAGATGCTCCCGGGCGAGACCCTGGAAGGCGTTGTCCACAAGATTCTGAAGCACGGCATCTTCTTGAGATGCGGGCCTGCTGAGAAGGTGTACATCTCTCACCACAAGATGGCCGGGTACGAGTATGTCCCCGGAGAGAACCCGTGCTTCATGAACGAGAAGCTGTCGAAGATTGAGAATGGCTCGTTGGTGCGGGTCACGGTGCTTGCTGAGAGGTACGATGAGGCTGAGAAAGATTTTCGAGCCCTTGTCAGCTTGGAAGGTGACTATCTCGGGCCTGTCTCTTCTTCTCCCGTTTAG